A window of the Bacteroidia bacterium genome harbors these coding sequences:
- the paaJ gene encoding phenylacetate-CoA oxygenase subunit PaaJ: protein MNYTENEVKLWLNEVKDPEIPTISIVDLGMLEQITISPDSVIVEIIPTFSGCPALRYIQDEVFSCLTNHGIKEPIVLMNRTKSWSTDRITAQGRSQLLAFGISPPPETHSSLLESDLQNAICPKCHSLDTQLIVPFGPTLCRAIHRCNNCLETFEQFKPL, encoded by the coding sequence ATGAACTATACCGAAAACGAAGTTAAATTATGGCTCAATGAGGTAAAAGACCCCGAGATTCCAACAATATCCATTGTGGATTTAGGAATGTTAGAACAAATAACGATTTCACCGGATTCAGTAATTGTTGAGATAATACCCACTTTTTCCGGATGCCCTGCATTGCGGTATATTCAAGACGAAGTATTTTCGTGTTTAACAAATCACGGCATTAAAGAACCTATCGTTTTGATGAACCGCACCAAATCTTGGAGCACTGACCGGATTACAGCACAAGGCAGAAGCCAGTTATTAGCCTTCGGAATTTCTCCCCCTCCGGAAACACACAGCAGCTTGTTAGAATCAGACCTGCAAAATGCTATTTGCCCCAAATGCCACTCATTGGATACACAATTGATAGTTCCCTTTGGGCCTACTCTCTGCCGAGCTATTCACCGATGCAACAACTGTTTAGAAACCTTTGAACAATTTAAGCCTTTGTAA
- a CDS encoding flavin reductase family protein, with protein sequence MAESFNSFNVADLRAPDLHRILLHSVSPRPIAFASTVDKDGNVNLAPFSFFNTFSINPPLLIFAPNRSGRTGKNKDTVTNILETFEVVINTVSFEIVEQCNLASTEYPKDINEFEKAGLTPIPSMKVKPPRVLESPVQIECLVKQVISLGSVGSSGQLILCEPVWIHIAERSFTDGVLDPNQLDLVARMGGNFYCRASGQSIFELAKPGEKPGIGIDALPDFIKKSHLLTGNELAKLGGLPSLPTRQECELFAQQYALKPDLETNFNMAKHFLQKNQPSLAIKALLFLEPYT encoded by the coding sequence TTGGCAGAGTCATTCAATAGTTTTAATGTAGCAGATTTACGCGCACCGGACTTACACCGGATTCTATTGCATTCGGTTTCTCCGCGCCCAATAGCGTTTGCTTCTACGGTAGATAAAGACGGAAATGTTAATTTAGCTCCTTTCAGTTTTTTTAATACATTCAGCATAAATCCGCCCCTATTGATTTTTGCTCCAAACCGTAGTGGACGTACCGGAAAAAATAAAGACACCGTAACCAATATTTTAGAAACTTTTGAAGTCGTTATCAACACCGTAAGTTTTGAAATCGTAGAGCAATGTAATTTGGCCAGTACCGAATATCCTAAGGATATTAATGAGTTTGAAAAAGCAGGTTTAACGCCAATACCTTCCATGAAAGTGAAGCCTCCTCGTGTGTTAGAGTCGCCGGTGCAAATAGAATGTCTTGTAAAGCAGGTGATTTCCTTAGGTTCTGTTGGCTCTTCGGGACAGCTCATTCTATGTGAGCCTGTATGGATTCACATAGCAGAACGTTCATTTACAGATGGCGTTTTAGATCCCAATCAGTTAGATTTAGTAGCCAGAATGGGCGGTAATTTTTACTGCCGTGCATCCGGCCAATCCATTTTTGAATTGGCTAAACCGGGTGAAAAACCGGGTATCGGTATTGATGCTTTACCAGATTTCATCAAAAAAAGCCATTTACTGACCGGCAATGAATTAGCAAAACTGGGCGGATTACCATCTTTACCTACCCGTCAAGAATGTGAATTATTTGCACAGCAATATGCTCTAAAACCTGACTTGGAAACCAACTTTAATATGGCTAAACATTTTTTACAGAAAAATCAGCCTTCACTTGCCATAAAAGCTCTGTTGTTTTTGGAACCCTACACTTAA
- a CDS encoding acyl-CoA dehydrogenase family protein — protein sequence MSTKAKVRAFTAPDYYLLDEWLTDEQKLIRDSVRAWVEATCVPIIEDCAQNCRCPVELIPEFGKNSIFGPFIPQEYGGPGLDYITYGLIMQEVERCDSGLRSMASVQSSLVMYPIYQYGSEEQRKKYLPKLATGEFMGCFGLTEPDFGSNPAGMRSNIVDKGSYYLLNGSKMWISNAPFADIAVVWAKNEQGKIKGLILERGMEGFSTPKIENKWSLRTSDTGELVFDNVKVPKENLLPNAEGLKGPLGCLDSARYGIAWGAIGAAMDCYDTALQYSLQRIQFDKPIAAFQLTQKKLAEMITEITKAQLLAFRLGQLRNSGNATSAQISMAKRNNVEIAINIAREARQILGGMGIVSDYSIMRHMANLESVITYEGTHDIHLLITGHDITKVSAFR from the coding sequence ATGAGTACCAAAGCTAAGGTTAGAGCGTTTACGGCTCCAGATTATTATTTGTTAGATGAATGGCTTACGGACGAGCAGAAGCTAATACGTGATTCTGTACGTGCTTGGGTAGAAGCTACTTGTGTTCCTATAATTGAAGATTGCGCCCAAAATTGCCGTTGCCCCGTTGAGTTAATTCCGGAATTTGGGAAAAATAGCATTTTTGGTCCCTTTATTCCGCAGGAATATGGTGGTCCCGGATTAGACTACATCACTTATGGGTTAATTATGCAGGAAGTAGAGCGTTGCGATTCCGGCCTTCGGTCTATGGCATCGGTACAAAGCTCTTTGGTAATGTACCCAATTTATCAATACGGGTCAGAAGAGCAACGCAAAAAGTATCTTCCAAAACTTGCTACCGGTGAGTTTATGGGCTGCTTTGGCCTTACAGAGCCGGATTTCGGCTCAAACCCCGCCGGAATGCGCTCCAACATCGTAGATAAAGGAAGCTACTACCTACTTAACGGCAGTAAAATGTGGATTTCCAATGCACCTTTTGCAGATATAGCCGTAGTCTGGGCAAAAAATGAACAAGGAAAAATCAAAGGTCTTATCCTTGAAAGAGGTATGGAGGGATTTTCAACCCCCAAAATTGAAAATAAATGGTCTTTAAGAACATCAGATACCGGTGAGCTTGTCTTTGACAACGTAAAAGTGCCTAAGGAAAATTTACTGCCTAACGCAGAAGGCCTCAAAGGGCCGTTAGGCTGCTTAGATTCCGCCCGCTACGGAATAGCTTGGGGAGCAATCGGCGCTGCTATGGACTGCTACGATACCGCATTGCAATATAGCTTACAACGTATCCAGTTTGATAAACCAATAGCTGCCTTTCAATTAACCCAAAAAAAATTGGCAGAAATGATAACCGAAATCACCAAAGCACAACTATTGGCATTTCGTTTAGGGCAACTACGAAATAGCGGAAACGCAACCTCAGCCCAAATATCTATGGCAAAACGAAATAACGTAGAAATCGCCATCAATATAGCCAGAGAAGCCCGCCAAATTTTAGGCGGAATGGGAATTGTGTCTGACTATTCAATCATGCGCCACATGGCTAACCTCGAATCCGTTATTACCTATGAAGGTACACACGATATTCACCTACTTATTACGGGTCATGATATTACCAAAGTAAGCGCATTCCGTTGA
- a CDS encoding MerR family transcriptional regulator, translating to MSENPFHEVIEKQYYSIAEVAEMFSESPTVLRFWEKEFTELRPRKGSHGNRMYSHKDIEYVKIIHYLVRQKKYTLSGARDKLATGILEINRTLLLREKLEKIRGSLLEIRNKL from the coding sequence ATGTCTGAAAATCCTTTTCATGAAGTAATTGAAAAACAATACTATAGTATTGCCGAAGTAGCTGAAATGTTTTCAGAAAGCCCTACGGTTTTACGCTTTTGGGAGAAAGAATTTACAGAACTCAGACCCCGAAAAGGAAGTCACGGAAACCGTATGTATAGCCACAAAGATATTGAGTACGTAAAAATAATTCACTACTTAGTCAGGCAGAAAAAATATACGTTATCGGGTGCTCGGGATAAGTTAGCTACCGGGATTTTGGAGATAAACAGAACCTTACTTTTGCGGGAAAAGTTAGAAAAAATCAGAGGTAGTTTATTAGAGATTCGGAATAAGTTGTAG
- a CDS encoding pyridoxal phosphate-dependent aminotransferase family protein, which translates to MDFCSNDYLGIAKIPFQENYTGSTGARLISGNSIHHDILEQVCAEFWNTHKAMLFNSGFDANLAVFGTLPNKESIVFIDEHIHASVRTGLRIAGCQYFKFKHNDFNHLKELLNLWAEPNVECWVGIEGTYSMDGDIPDAEALKQLKEQYDFQLIVDEAHSWGLLGESGKGWSSQFEVENLCAIRVFPFGKTLGLFGAAIAGDEYLISFLQNCAPSFIFSTALPEAWAKHALRNLDLLKNAQEERNKLNQLIQETQNLFEINSLPVTQTAIQAVFVQGNENVLNLANYLRTSGINALGIRYPTVPLGKERIRIILHSYNSIDDVKILIELINNFLYDSEK; encoded by the coding sequence ATAGATTTTTGCTCCAATGACTATCTGGGGATAGCAAAAATCCCTTTTCAGGAAAATTATACCGGCAGTACCGGTGCCAGACTTATATCCGGTAATTCTATTCATCACGATATACTGGAGCAAGTTTGCGCCGAATTTTGGAATACCCATAAGGCAATGCTATTTAACTCCGGATTTGATGCCAATTTAGCAGTTTTTGGAACGCTCCCCAATAAGGAATCTATCGTTTTTATTGATGAACACATTCATGCTTCTGTAAGAACCGGCTTACGAATAGCTGGTTGTCAATATTTTAAATTCAAACACAATGATTTTAACCACCTCAAAGAATTGCTTAACCTTTGGGCAGAGCCAAACGTAGAGTGCTGGGTCGGAATCGAAGGAACATATTCTATGGATGGCGATATACCCGACGCAGAGGCACTAAAACAGTTAAAAGAACAATATGATTTTCAATTAATTGTAGATGAGGCACATAGTTGGGGGCTTTTGGGAGAATCCGGCAAAGGTTGGTCAAGTCAGTTTGAAGTAGAAAATTTATGTGCCATACGGGTTTTTCCTTTCGGGAAAACGCTTGGATTATTTGGTGCAGCCATAGCCGGAGATGAATACCTGATTTCTTTTTTGCAAAATTGTGCTCCCAGCTTTATCTTCTCAACGGCGTTACCCGAAGCGTGGGCAAAACACGCCCTTAGAAATCTGGACTTACTCAAAAATGCTCAAGAAGAGCGAAATAAACTTAATCAGCTAATTCAAGAGACACAGAACCTATTTGAAATCAATAGTTTGCCAGTTACACAAACTGCTATTCAGGCCGTTTTTGTACAAGGAAATGAAAATGTTTTGAATCTTGCTAACTATCTCAGAACCTCCGGCATTAATGCTTTAGGAATTCGATATCCAACTGTTCCATTGGGGAAAGAAAGAATACGAATTATTTTGCATAGTTACAACTCAATAGACGATGTTAAGATTCTGATTGAATTGATAAATAATTTTTTATACGATAGTGAAAAATAA
- a CDS encoding ATP-dependent Clp protease adaptor ClpS, which yields MNTTIHVLPNVVDNPCATIVDTYQLVLFNDEVNTFEWVIRCLIRICNHTSEQAEQCAWFIHYKGKYSVLQGSYDKLEPYCTALLDAGLSAKIES from the coding sequence ATGAACACAACCATTCATGTGCTACCCAATGTAGTGGATAATCCTTGCGCTACAATAGTTGATACCTATCAGTTAGTTTTATTTAACGATGAAGTAAATACCTTCGAGTGGGTTATTCGTTGTTTGATTAGAATATGTAATCATACTTCAGAGCAAGCTGAACAATGTGCTTGGTTTATTCACTACAAAGGAAAATATAGTGTTTTACAAGGAAGTTATGATAAGTTAGAACCCTACTGCACAGCGCTCTTAGATGCCGGCCTAAGTGCCAAAATTGAATCTTGA
- the thiC gene encoding phosphomethylpyrimidine synthase ThiC: protein MEKEQIALNQEVTKGSFPASEKIYVRGDIHDITVAMRQIHISDGVARKGATPSLPITVYDTSGPYTDPSKAINILEGLEPLRAPWILKRGNIDTLSNYSSEYSRKLAQSNNSFKKHAVLRKKNGSEITQMYFAKQGIITEEMEYVAIRENQQLELYQDYMAQQHPGYSWGANTPKNKITPEFVRSEIAAGRAIIPANINHPEIEPMIIGRNFLIKINANIGNSAISSSIAEEVEKMVWAIRWGADTVMDLSTGKNIHETREWIIRNSPVPIGTVPIYQALEKVGGKAEDLTWELFRDTLIEQAEQGVDYFTIHAGVRLAYVPLTAKRLTGIVSRGGSIMAKWCLAHHQESFLYTRFPEICEIMAAYDISFSLGDGLRPGSIADANDAAQFAELETLGELTQIAWKQNVQVMIEGPGHIPMHLIQENMTKQLSTCGEAPFYTLGPLTTDIAPGYDHITSAIGAAMIGWYGCAMLCYVTPKEHLGLPNKRDVKDGVITYKIAAHAADLAKGHPGAQIRDNALSHARFEFRWQDQFNLSLDPDTAKEYHDETLPHENAKTAHFCSMCGPQFCSMKITQEVRDYAEKNKLNESDVINQGLQEKAKEFQESGNQLYLKQE, encoded by the coding sequence ATGGAAAAAGAACAAATTGCTTTGAATCAGGAAGTTACAAAAGGATCATTTCCAGCTTCTGAAAAAATATACGTCCGTGGAGATATTCATGACATTACAGTGGCTATGCGCCAGATACATATTTCTGACGGTGTTGCCCGAAAGGGAGCCACTCCAAGCCTCCCCATAACGGTTTATGATACAAGCGGCCCCTATACAGACCCAAGCAAGGCTATCAATATTTTAGAAGGCTTAGAACCTTTAAGAGCCCCCTGGATTTTAAAACGTGGGAATATAGACACCTTATCAAACTATTCTTCAGAATATAGCCGCAAACTTGCCCAGAGTAATAATTCTTTCAAAAAACACGCTGTTCTTCGAAAAAAAAACGGCTCAGAAATAACGCAAATGTACTTTGCTAAGCAAGGAATCATTACAGAAGAAATGGAGTATGTAGCCATTCGAGAAAATCAGCAACTTGAACTGTATCAAGATTATATGGCTCAACAGCACCCAGGTTATAGCTGGGGAGCAAATACACCCAAAAATAAAATCACCCCAGAGTTTGTTCGGAGCGAAATAGCAGCAGGACGCGCCATTATCCCAGCTAACATTAACCACCCAGAAATAGAACCCATGATTATTGGCCGCAATTTTTTGATAAAGATTAATGCCAATATTGGAAACTCTGCCATATCTTCCTCCATTGCCGAAGAAGTTGAAAAAATGGTATGGGCAATTCGCTGGGGCGCAGATACCGTCATGGATTTATCTACCGGAAAAAATATCCATGAAACTCGTGAGTGGATTATTCGCAACTCCCCCGTCCCAATAGGTACTGTGCCGATTTATCAAGCTCTCGAAAAAGTGGGCGGAAAAGCCGAAGACCTTACTTGGGAACTATTTAGAGATACTTTGATTGAGCAAGCAGAACAAGGCGTAGATTACTTTACAATTCATGCCGGTGTGCGCTTAGCCTACGTACCATTAACGGCCAAAAGACTAACAGGCATCGTTTCACGAGGCGGGTCAATCATGGCAAAATGGTGCTTAGCACATCATCAAGAAAGTTTTTTATACACCCGTTTTCCTGAAATATGCGAAATCATGGCAGCCTACGATATTAGTTTTTCGTTAGGAGACGGATTACGCCCGGGATCAATAGCAGATGCTAATGACGCAGCACAATTTGCCGAGTTAGAAACCTTAGGGGAACTCACCCAAATAGCTTGGAAGCAAAACGTCCAAGTAATGATTGAAGGGCCGGGACATATTCCAATGCACTTGATACAAGAAAACATGACCAAACAGTTATCTACTTGCGGGGAAGCACCTTTTTACACACTTGGTCCCTTAACTACTGACATTGCCCCGGGTTATGACCACATTACCTCCGCAATCGGTGCCGCTATGATTGGCTGGTATGGCTGCGCTATGCTTTGTTATGTAACCCCCAAAGAACACTTAGGGCTACCCAATAAACGAGACGTTAAAGATGGCGTTATTACCTATAAAATTGCAGCACACGCCGCCGATTTAGCCAAAGGCCATCCAGGCGCACAAATACGAGACAACGCCCTAAGCCATGCCCGATTTGAATTTAGGTGGCAAGACCAATTCAACTTATCACTTGACCCAGATACCGCCAAAGAATACCACGACGAAACCTTACCTCACGAAAACGCCAAAACAGCTCACTTCTGCTCTATGTGCGGACCACAATTCTGCTCCATGAAAATAACCCAAGAAGTAAGAGATTATGCCGAAAAAAATAAACTAAACGAATCAGACGTAATTAATCAAGGACTTCAAGAAAAAGCAAAAGAATTTCAGGAGTCGGGTAACCAACTGTATTTAAAACAAGAATGA
- a CDS encoding FG-GAP-like repeat-containing protein: MKPIYLAAISFFVINQIGFSAWAQLVNLFGTDSVVQIPQTIFLPKNTLSSGKENWGVALIDIDNDSDLDIVSSSQLDNNINVHLNDGKGNFSPKKSYVTGLNPRSIATGDFNKDGKIDIATVSIKDGNLNWHIQQPDGGFYIKKNTYTGVFPHWVEAADINNDGKTDLITVTNADNNINIHLNDGTGNFGKPINIKTATNPRVVKFADINNDGKLDLIVGSDGDNISIHLSLAASPQIYQPKISIPSGKAIWGLGIADLNRDGKPDIVAASYFDAKICIHLNNGHNRFEPARMETSGEFNFDLVLGDFDADGDIDVVTASTRDGCLNIHLNDGKGNLSPKSCLKSGDWNSRVVAGDIDGDKDLDVISASIKDDNINIHKNTSLDPEKPIEFILLEGSIMDKKTNTPLSGKITIETANNTLITENDIDTTGGFKFVIPNDSLRIKVWVPGYPRYVESFFSSNPTDKEGVLKNIYLEKISETTICGRVMEGKTHQPIPNAVLYLQNFKKQLIDSFFTDENGEYQIQLLLANNYRLTAVADSYNGKTAQFSVTITHISIGLEPDFELIKTESKTIVCLEGFIKDEITGNPLGAATVKVHDLNGNILKETTGDTKGYYKLCLPFGHYLIAITRKDYFFKTDSLILNQNQVYQIIQYDVPMKKIETNKGIVVKSFFFDIDKASLRVESVSEFERLLSMLQENPTIKIEIANHTDSDGADEFNMRLSQARAQTIVDWLLDAKISPERLSAKGYGETRPIAPNDTPENKQKNCRTEIQVISN, encoded by the coding sequence ATGAAACCAATTTATTTAGCGGCAATTAGTTTTTTTGTCATTAACCAGATTGGTTTTAGTGCTTGGGCGCAATTAGTAAACCTTTTTGGTACTGATAGTGTAGTTCAGATTCCACAGACTATTTTTTTGCCTAAAAACACTCTCTCTTCGGGAAAAGAAAACTGGGGAGTTGCTCTAATAGATATAGATAATGATAGCGACTTAGATATTGTAAGCTCCTCACAATTAGATAATAACATTAATGTTCACCTAAATGACGGAAAGGGTAATTTTTCTCCCAAAAAAAGTTATGTAACCGGCTTGAACCCTCGGTCAATAGCTACTGGAGATTTTAACAAAGATGGAAAAATAGACATTGCAACGGTATCTATCAAAGATGGAAACCTAAATTGGCACATTCAGCAGCCTGACGGTGGCTTTTATATCAAAAAAAATACCTATACCGGCGTTTTTCCACACTGGGTCGAAGCAGCAGATATTAATAATGACGGAAAAACAGACCTAATAACCGTAACTAATGCTGATAATAATATCAACATTCATCTAAACGATGGAACGGGGAATTTTGGAAAACCAATTAACATCAAAACAGCCACGAATCCTCGCGTAGTGAAATTTGCAGATATTAATAATGACGGCAAGTTAGACCTGATAGTTGGCTCTGATGGTGATAATATCAGCATTCATCTATCATTAGCAGCTTCACCGCAGATATATCAGCCTAAAATTTCTATTCCTTCGGGAAAGGCTATATGGGGGCTTGGTATAGCTGACTTAAATAGAGATGGGAAGCCGGACATCGTTGCAGCTTCTTATTTTGATGCCAAAATTTGCATTCATCTAAATAACGGACACAATCGCTTTGAACCAGCTCGGATGGAAACCTCCGGAGAGTTTAACTTTGATTTAGTATTAGGCGACTTTGATGCCGATGGAGATATTGATGTAGTTACCGCATCAACCCGAGATGGCTGCTTAAACATTCATCTAAATGACGGAAAAGGCAATTTAAGCCCCAAAAGTTGTCTTAAATCCGGCGACTGGAATAGTAGAGTGGTAGCAGGAGACATAGACGGAGATAAAGACTTAGATGTCATAAGTGCCTCTATCAAAGATGATAACATAAATATCCATAAAAATACATCATTAGATCCGGAAAAGCCAATAGAATTTATCCTTTTGGAGGGCTCTATCATGGATAAAAAAACGAATACTCCTCTATCCGGAAAAATAACCATAGAAACAGCTAATAATACACTTATCACCGAAAACGATATAGACACTACCGGAGGTTTTAAGTTTGTGATACCCAATGATTCTTTAAGGATTAAAGTTTGGGTTCCCGGCTATCCCCGATATGTAGAATCTTTTTTTTCTTCAAACCCAACTGATAAAGAAGGAGTTTTGAAAAATATCTATTTAGAAAAAATATCAGAAACCACTATTTGTGGTAGAGTTATGGAAGGAAAAACACACCAACCTATCCCTAACGCAGTTTTATATCTACAAAATTTTAAAAAACAGTTGATAGACTCCTTTTTTACAGATGAAAACGGGGAGTATCAAATCCAGCTCTTGCTCGCTAATAATTATAGACTAACCGCTGTAGCAGATTCCTATAACGGAAAAACAGCCCAATTTTCAGTAACAATTACACATATTTCTATTGGGTTAGAGCCTGATTTTGAACTAATTAAGACAGAGTCTAAAACAATTGTATGCTTAGAAGGTTTCATAAAAGACGAAATAACCGGAAATCCTTTGGGGGCAGCTACCGTAAAAGTTCACGACCTAAATGGAAATATCCTCAAAGAAACGACCGGAGACACAAAAGGATATTATAAACTCTGCCTTCCTTTTGGCCATTACCTCATTGCCATAACCCGAAAAGACTATTTCTTTAAAACAGACAGCTTGATACTGAACCAAAATCAGGTATATCAAATTATCCAATATGATGTACCGATGAAAAAAATCGAGACTAACAAAGGCATTGTAGTAAAAAGTTTTTTTTTTGATATAGATAAAGCATCTTTGCGGGTGGAATCTGTATCGGAATTTGAACGATTGCTTTCTATGTTGCAGGAAAACCCAACTATTAAAATTGAAATAGCTAACCATACCGATAGTGACGGGGCAGATGAGTTTAATATGCGTTTATCCCAAGCTCGTGCCCAAACGATAGTAGATTGGCTTTTAGATGCAAAAATCTCACCAGAAAGACTTTCTGCCAAAGGATACGGAGAAACAAGACCCATCGCACCAAACGATACACCGGAAAATAAACAGAAAAACTGCCGAACAGAAATTCAAGTTATCAGTAATTAA
- a CDS encoding glycosyltransferase family 4 protein: MKSIRIDYCISLIDKSLGFEWLAKYLDRAQFDANFILYQQGESQLSEYLRKAGYSVTIIPYRTKQDLPPAFFKTFFLWLKKRPQIVHCHLFEASVIGILVSWVLQIPKRIYTRHHGTLHHQYYPHAVRYDKIVNSLSTKIVAISASVQEILTDREQVPAHKVVIVPHGFELETFSQIDTSKIQYLREKYQLTVQNPIIGVISRFTHWKGIQYIIPAFSKLLLDFPNAKLVLANAQGDYEAEITQLLAALPAQSYVCIPFEPEVGSLYHCFDVFVHTPIDPYCEAFGQVYIEAMLAKIPMVVTPSGIALNLLNHQEHAWVVPYQDTTAVYEGIKAILEQPDLRNKLVENSYTLAIQQFKVQMMLERLEKLYLS, encoded by the coding sequence TTGAAATCCATCCGAATTGATTATTGCATATCTCTCATTGACAAATCTTTAGGATTTGAATGGCTTGCTAAATATTTAGATAGAGCGCAGTTTGATGCTAACTTTATCTTATATCAACAGGGAGAAAGTCAGCTATCTGAATACCTACGAAAAGCCGGATATTCAGTTACTATAATTCCGTATCGCACTAAACAGGACTTACCGCCAGCCTTTTTTAAGACATTTTTTCTTTGGCTTAAAAAAAGGCCACAAATAGTTCACTGTCATTTATTTGAAGCCTCTGTAATAGGAATATTGGTATCCTGGGTGTTACAAATCCCTAAGCGAATATATACCCGGCATCATGGAACATTACACCACCAGTACTATCCACATGCTGTTCGTTATGATAAGATTGTTAATTCACTATCTACCAAAATAGTCGCTATTTCTGCATCCGTTCAAGAAATTCTGACAGACCGGGAACAAGTACCTGCTCATAAAGTTGTAATTGTTCCGCATGGTTTTGAGTTAGAAACCTTTAGTCAAATAGATACCTCAAAAATTCAATACCTTCGGGAAAAATACCAATTAACGGTACAAAACCCAATTATCGGCGTAATATCACGATTTACACATTGGAAAGGAATTCAGTATATAATTCCCGCATTCTCTAAGTTATTACTTGATTTTCCGAATGCGAAATTAGTGTTGGCAAATGCTCAGGGAGACTATGAAGCTGAAATCACACAGTTATTAGCAGCGTTACCTGCCCAAAGCTATGTTTGCATCCCATTTGAACCGGAGGTGGGTTCACTATATCACTGCTTTGACGTTTTTGTGCATACGCCAATAGACCCTTACTGTGAAGCATTTGGGCAAGTATATATTGAAGCAATGCTGGCAAAAATTCCGATGGTCGTTACCCCCTCCGGAATTGCGCTGAACTTATTAAACCACCAAGAACATGCATGGGTTGTGCCTTATCAAGACACTACCGCCGTCTATGAAGGAATAAAAGCTATTTTAGAGCAACCAGACCTGCGAAATAAACTTGTAGAAAACTCATATACCCTTGCAATACAGCAGTTTAAGGTGCAAATGATGTTAGAAAGATTGGAAAAACTGTATTTATCCTAA